The Thermomonospora amylolytica sequence GTCGGGCCGCGTCACGTACGGAGGGCTCCTCCAGCAGCGACAGGGCGATCTCCTCCCAGGGAAGCCTCAGCGTGGTGCGGCAGGACCGGACCAGGGCGATGGCCAACTGGTCGGCCAAGGGCAGTCCGGCCTCGGCGGGGGTCACCCACAGGTTCAGGAACGGGAGCCGTTCGCGCCGGGGGCTGTGCAGGAGCGTCACCGCGTCGTCGGCCTCCAGCCGGCCGTCGCGGTAGTCGGCGTAGATGCGGCCGACGCCCCGCATGCCGAAGCGGTCCAGCTCGGCGGCCCTCAGCGCCCCCATGCTCGACGCGCCGAGCACGTGGACCCCCGGCCGAGGAGATCCAGGATCTCCTTGTGCCGTACGGATCGCGTCTGGTGGAAGTAGCCGTCGACGATGGCGATCACGTCGCCGGCTCGCACGTCGAGGCGCAGGAGATCGCCCGCGGCGACGGGCGGCATGAGGCGTACGCCGGTTCCGGCGGCCGGTTCGGCGGCGTCCGGCAGGCTGGGGCCTACGAAGCAGTACTTCCTCGGCATGGGCCGATCACCTCTCACTCGGCTCAGTGGCTGATGTCGATGAGCGCTCCGGGGCACACCACGTGGGCGACGGGAATCCCGAGTTCCGGTCGCGTCAGGTCGACGTACAGCGGCGGATGGCCCATCACCGACTCGATCCGGCGCGCCACGTGGACCACCTCCTGGCGTACGTCCGGAAGCGGAGCGG is a genomic window containing:
- a CDS encoding TfuA-like protein; this encodes MGALRAAELDRFGMRGVGRIYADYRDGRLEADDAVTLLHSPRRERLPFLNLWVTPAEAGLPLADQLAIALVRSCRTTLRLPWEEIALSLLEEPSVRDAARRFVRLAEEVNDRALRDRPDLAIDAIPRARIEDLLAEHWRASPDALELAALDRDFVSLDNEVSAARPFYLFARYNDTAGLLRMAPPAGLRGGRLDVR